From a region of the Nyctibius grandis isolate bNycGra1 chromosome 10, bNycGra1.pri, whole genome shotgun sequence genome:
- the LOC137667776 gene encoding glutamine amidotransferase-like class 1 domain-containing protein 3, mitochondrial: MGKRVAVVLAGCGVYDGSEIHESSAVLVHLSREGAEAEVYAPDVDQMHVVDHVKGQPTQEKRNVLVESARIARGNIKDLAKLDVKGLDALIIPGGFGVAKNLSTWATQGKNCIISKEVEDVLKAFHAAKKPIGLCCISPVLAAKLFPGCELTVGHDTECEKWPYAKTAETMKELGCKHVNKHVTEIHVDVKNKLVTTSAFMCNAPIHEIYDGIGKMVREVVRLA, from the exons ATGGGGAAGAGAGTGGCTGTCGTGCTGGCTGGCTGCGGGGTGTACGACGGGAGTGAGATCCATGAGTCTTCTGCCGTGCTGGTGCATCTcagcagggagggggcagag gcagagGTTTATGCTCCCGATGTTGACCAGATGCATGTGGTGGACCACGTGAAAGGACAGCCAACTCAGGAGAAGCGCAACGTGCTAGTTGAGAGTGCCAGAATAGCCAGGGGCAACATCAAGGACCTAGCTAAGCTGGACGTCAAGGGGCTGGACGCCCTAATCATACCAG gTGGCTTTGGAGTGGCTAAAAACTTGAGCACTTGGGCTACCCAAGGCAAGAACTGCATCATCTCCAAAGAGGTGGAGGACGTCCTGAAGGCTTTCCACGCTGCCAAAAAGCCCATTGGCCTGTGCTGCATTTCCCCTGTGCTGGCAGCCAAACTCTTCCCGGGCTGCGAGCTGACTGTGGGTCATGACACAGAGTGTGAGAA ATGGCCTTATGCAAAGACTGCTGAGACCATGAAGGAGCTTGGTTGCAAGCATGTGAACAAACACGTCACCGAAATTCACGTGGATGTGAAGAACAAGCTGGTGACCACCAGCGCCTTCATGTGCAATGCCCCCATTCACGAGATCTACGATGGCATCGGAAAAATGGTCAGAGAAGTGGTCAGACTTGCCTGA
- the LOC137667777 gene encoding centrin-1: MASSFKKPSSAAAPQRKKASPKPELSEEQKQEIREAFDLFDTEGTGNIDVKELKVAMRALGFEPKKEEIKKMISDIDKEGTGKISFNDFLAVMTQKMAEKDSKEEILKAFKLFDDDETGKISFKNLKRVAKELGENITDEELQEMIDEADRDGDGEVNEQEFLRIMKKTNLY, translated from the exons ATG GCCTCCAGCTTTAAGAAGCCCTCGTCAGCAGCCGCGCCCCAGAGGAAGAAAGCGAGTCCCAAGCCGGAGCTCTctgaggagcagaagcaggagaTCCGGGAGGCTTTCGACCTGTTTGACACCGAAGGCACCGGGAACATAGATGTTAAGGAGCTAAAA GTGGCCATGAGAGCACTAGGGTTTGAACCTAAAAAAGAAGAGATCAAGAAAATGATATCAGATATCGATAaggaaggaacaggaaaaatcaGCTTCAATGACTTCTTGGCAGTGATGACGCAGAAAATG GCTGAAAAAGATTCCAAAGAGGAGATTCTCAAAGCTTTCAAACTCTTTGATGATGATGAAACTGGcaaaatctctttcaaaaacCTCAAACGTGTTGCCAAAGAACTGGGGGAAAATATCACAGATGAAGAGCTGCAG GAAATGATCGATGAAGCAGAtagagatggggatggggaagtgAACGAGCAAGAATTCTTGCGGATCATGAAGAAGACCAACCTTTACTGA